A stretch of the Bacillus licheniformis DSM 13 = ATCC 14580 genome encodes the following:
- a CDS encoding SDR family oxidoreductase produces the protein MKVFVVGANGQIGRRLTKSLNESSEHQVRAMVRNEEQAQALKQSGTETALANLEGTVESIAEAAEGCDAIVFTAGSGGNTGADKTLLVDLDGAVKTIEAAEKAGIRRFIMVSTLQAHRRENWNEALKPYYVAKHYADRMLEGSELNYTIIRPGGLLNEPGTGRVKAAENLERGTIPREDVADTILAALTEEHTFRRSFDLVSGDQTPAEALKSI, from the coding sequence ATGAAAGTGTTTGTAGTGGGGGCGAACGGACAAATCGGGCGCCGTTTGACGAAAAGTTTGAATGAGAGCAGCGAACATCAGGTCAGGGCAATGGTGAGAAATGAAGAGCAGGCGCAAGCTTTGAAACAATCGGGAACAGAAACAGCGCTCGCTAATTTAGAAGGCACCGTTGAAAGCATCGCAGAAGCGGCGGAGGGCTGCGACGCGATTGTCTTTACCGCCGGCTCAGGCGGCAATACGGGCGCTGACAAAACGCTTTTGGTCGACTTGGATGGGGCGGTTAAAACGATCGAAGCCGCCGAAAAAGCAGGCATTCGCCGCTTTATTATGGTCAGCACATTGCAGGCACACCGCCGTGAAAATTGGAATGAAGCGTTAAAGCCGTATTATGTCGCCAAACATTATGCGGATCGGATGCTTGAAGGCAGCGAATTAAACTACACGATTATCCGTCCGGGAGGCCTGTTAAACGAACCGGGCACAGGCCGGGTGAAAGCCGCGGAAAATCTTGAGCGCGGAACGATTCCGCGTGAAGATGTGGCCGATACCATCTTGGCGGCGCTCACCGAGGAGCACACATTCCGTCGTTCGTTCGATTTGGTTTCGGGTGATCAAACGCCCGCCGAGGCGCTGAAATCTATATAA